A DNA window from Pseudomonas resinovorans NBRC 106553 contains the following coding sequences:
- the algC gene encoding phosphomannomutase/phosphoglucomutase: MTSIEQIAPTLPASIFRAYDIRGVVGDTLTTDTAYWVGRAIGSESLARGEPAVSVGRDGRLSGPELVQALIQGLLDCGCQVTDVGMVPTPVLYYAANVLAGKSGVMLTGSHNPPNYNGFKIVVAGETLANEQITALHTRIQNNDLASGVGSIEVVDVLERYFQEVRDDIAMAKPMKVVVDCGNGVAGVIAPQLIEALGCTVIPLFCDVDGNFPNHHPDPGKPENLEDLIAKVKEEKADLGLAFDGDGDRVGVVTNEGTIIYPDRLLMLFAKDVVSRNPGADIIFDVKCTRRLTSLISGYGGRPVMWKTGHSLIKKKMKETGALLAGEMSGHIFFKERWYGFDDGIYSAARLLEILSQDKRDAEHVFSAFPKDVSTPEINITVTDESKFQLIERLQREASWGEANLTTLDGVRVDYPKGWGLVRASNTTPVLVLRFEADNEEELERIKQVFRSQLTMIAPELNLPF; encoded by the coding sequence ATGACCAGCATCGAACAGATCGCTCCCACCCTGCCCGCCAGCATCTTCCGCGCCTACGACATCCGCGGCGTGGTTGGCGACACCCTCACCACCGATACCGCCTACTGGGTCGGTCGTGCCATCGGTTCGGAAAGCCTGGCCCGTGGCGAACCCGCTGTCTCGGTCGGCCGTGACGGCCGCCTGTCCGGCCCCGAGCTGGTGCAGGCACTGATCCAGGGTCTGCTGGACTGCGGCTGCCAGGTCACCGACGTCGGCATGGTTCCCACCCCGGTCCTCTACTACGCAGCCAACGTCCTGGCCGGCAAATCCGGCGTGATGCTCACCGGTAGCCACAACCCGCCGAACTACAACGGCTTCAAGATCGTGGTCGCCGGCGAGACCCTGGCCAACGAGCAGATCACCGCCCTGCACACCCGCATCCAGAACAACGACCTGGCCAGCGGCGTCGGCAGCATCGAAGTGGTCGACGTGCTGGAGCGCTACTTCCAGGAAGTCCGCGACGACATCGCCATGGCCAAGCCCATGAAGGTAGTGGTGGACTGCGGCAACGGCGTGGCCGGCGTGATCGCCCCGCAGCTGATCGAGGCCCTGGGCTGCACCGTGATCCCGCTGTTCTGCGACGTCGACGGCAACTTCCCCAACCACCATCCGGACCCGGGCAAGCCCGAGAACCTGGAAGACCTGATCGCCAAGGTGAAGGAAGAGAAGGCCGACCTGGGCCTGGCCTTCGACGGCGACGGCGACCGCGTGGGCGTGGTGACCAACGAAGGCACCATCATCTACCCCGACCGCCTGCTGATGCTCTTCGCCAAGGACGTGGTCTCGCGTAACCCCGGCGCCGACATCATCTTCGACGTCAAATGCACCCGCCGCCTCACCTCCCTCATCAGCGGCTACGGTGGCCGCCCGGTGATGTGGAAGACCGGTCACTCGCTGATCAAGAAGAAGATGAAGGAAACCGGCGCGCTGCTGGCTGGCGAAATGAGCGGCCACATCTTCTTCAAGGAGCGCTGGTACGGCTTCGACGACGGCATCTACAGCGCCGCGCGCCTGCTGGAAATCCTCAGCCAGGACAAGCGTGACGCCGAACATGTGTTCTCGGCCTTCCCCAAGGACGTCTCCACCCCGGAGATCAACATCACCGTCACCGACGAGAGCAAGTTCCAACTGATCGAGCGCCTGCAGCGCGAGGCCAGCTGGGGCGAAGCCAACCTCACCACCCTCGATGGCGTGCGTGTCGATTATCCGAAGGGCTGGGGCCTGGTCCGCGCCTCCAACACGACCCCCGTGCTGGTGCTGCGCTTCGAGGCCGACAACGAGGAAGAGCTGGAACGCATCAAGCAGGTGTTCCGCAGCCAACTCACCATGATCGCCCCTGAACTCAACCTGCCGTTCTGA
- the pyrE gene encoding orotate phosphoribosyltransferase, producing the protein MQAYQRDFIRFAIERGVLRFGEFTLKSGRTSPYFFNAGLFNSGLALAQLGRFYASAVVDSGIPFDVLFGPAYKGIPLAAATAVSLAEHHGIDIPWCFNRKEAKDHGEGGTLVGAPLAGRVLIIDDVITAGTAIREVMQIIQAQGAQAAGVLIALNRQERGQGELSAIQEVERDFGMPVVSIVSLEQVLEYLAGDAELKKHLPAVETYRANFGI; encoded by the coding sequence ATGCAGGCGTATCAACGCGATTTCATTCGCTTTGCCATCGAGCGCGGAGTACTGCGTTTCGGTGAGTTCACTCTCAAATCCGGGCGTACCAGCCCCTATTTCTTCAATGCCGGCCTGTTCAACAGCGGCCTGGCGCTCGCCCAGCTCGGTCGCTTCTATGCGTCCGCAGTGGTCGACAGCGGCATTCCCTTCGATGTGCTGTTCGGCCCGGCCTACAAGGGCATTCCGCTCGCCGCCGCCACCGCCGTGTCGCTGGCCGAGCATCATGGCATCGACATTCCCTGGTGCTTCAACCGCAAGGAAGCCAAGGATCACGGCGAAGGCGGCACCCTGGTGGGCGCGCCGCTGGCCGGTCGCGTGCTGATCATCGATGACGTGATCACCGCCGGTACCGCGATTCGCGAAGTGATGCAGATCATCCAGGCACAGGGCGCCCAGGCGGCCGGTGTGTTGATCGCGTTGAATCGTCAGGAGCGCGGTCAGGGCGAACTCTCGGCTATACAGGAAGTAGAGCGTGACTTCGGTATGCCGGTGGTCAGCATCGTGTCCCTGGAGCAGGTACTGGAGTACCTGGCTGGCGATGCCGAGCTGAAGAAGCATCTGCCGGCGGTAGAAACCTATCGCGCCAACTTCGGTATCTGA
- a CDS encoding DUF4124 domain-containing protein, which produces MLKPFARRFGLSLVLLAPALAGATELYRYVDDKGVTVLDRQGVPPEFIGKGYEVLNEQGRVIRVIPPAPSREEMQRQLDAKARASSDAQLLRLYTSVEDVDRALERKMAELDSLIGVARGNQQSLRTQQTNLQGQAAESERAGREVPSHLVEQIGNLRDQQKGIDQDIARYERDRAAAKAAFAADRARLAELLGGLR; this is translated from the coding sequence ATGCTGAAGCCGTTTGCACGCCGCTTTGGTTTGTCGCTGGTACTGTTGGCGCCGGCATTGGCCGGTGCGACAGAGCTGTATCGCTACGTCGATGACAAGGGCGTTACCGTGCTGGATCGCCAGGGCGTACCGCCGGAGTTCATCGGCAAGGGCTATGAGGTGCTCAACGAGCAGGGCCGGGTGATCCGCGTGATCCCGCCGGCGCCCAGCCGCGAAGAGATGCAGCGCCAGCTGGACGCCAAGGCCCGCGCCAGTTCCGATGCCCAGTTGCTGCGGCTGTACACCAGTGTCGAAGATGTCGACCGCGCCCTGGAGCGCAAGATGGCCGAGCTGGATAGCCTGATCGGCGTGGCGCGCGGCAACCAGCAGTCGCTGCGCACCCAGCAGACCAACCTGCAGGGCCAGGCGGCGGAAAGCGAGCGGGCCGGACGTGAAGTCCCGAGCCACCTGGTGGAGCAGATCGGCAACCTGCGCGACCAGCAGAAGGGCATCGACCAGGACATCGCCCGTTACGAGAGGGACCGCGCGGCCGCCAAGGCCGCTTTTGCCGCGGACCGTGCGCGGCTCGCCGAGTTGCTCGGCGGCCTGCGCTGA
- a CDS encoding thioesterase family protein, with translation MAKLSRDDFCFFHPLRVRWAEVDPQGIVFNGNYLTYADVAITEYFRSLDVAYPADLLKDGGDFFAVKTLLEYLAPARFDEQLEIGVRVSRLGGASMAFSLGIWRAGEQLTSGEVVYVHADAGSRRSLRLPDWLRERVQGFERVAPES, from the coding sequence ATGGCCAAGCTGTCCCGCGACGACTTCTGCTTCTTCCATCCCCTGCGCGTGCGCTGGGCCGAGGTGGACCCGCAAGGCATCGTGTTCAACGGCAACTACCTGACCTACGCCGACGTCGCCATCACCGAATACTTCCGCAGCCTGGACGTGGCCTACCCGGCCGACCTGCTGAAGGACGGCGGCGACTTCTTCGCGGTGAAGACCCTGCTGGAATACCTGGCGCCGGCGCGTTTCGACGAGCAGCTGGAGATCGGCGTGCGGGTCAGCCGCCTGGGCGGCGCGAGCATGGCCTTCAGCCTGGGTATCTGGCGCGCGGGCGAGCAGCTGACGTCGGGCGAGGTGGTCTACGTGCACGCCGATGCCGGCAGCCGCAGGAGCCTGCGTCTGCCGGACTGGCTGAGGGAGCGGGTACAGGGCTTCGAGCGGGTGGCGCCGGAGAGCTGA
- the dut gene encoding dUTP diphosphatase produces MHSLQAKILDPRIGSEFPLPQYATPGSAGLDLRAMLKEEVVLEPGQTLLIPTGLSIYIADPGLAALILPRSGLGHKHGVVLGNLVGLIDSDYQGELMVSCWNRGQTAFRIAVGERIAQLVLVPVVQAHFELVDEFHESERGAGGFGHTGSH; encoded by the coding sequence ATGCACTCACTGCAAGCCAAGATCCTCGATCCCCGCATCGGCAGCGAATTCCCGCTGCCGCAATACGCCACCCCAGGTTCCGCCGGTCTCGACCTGCGTGCCATGCTCAAGGAAGAAGTCGTCCTCGAGCCGGGCCAGACCCTCCTCATCCCCACCGGCCTGTCGATCTACATCGCCGACCCCGGCCTCGCCGCGCTGATCCTGCCGCGCTCGGGCCTCGGCCACAAGCACGGCGTGGTGCTGGGCAACCTGGTGGGCCTGATCGACTCCGACTACCAGGGCGAACTGATGGTGTCCTGCTGGAACCGCGGCCAGACCGCCTTCCGCATCGCCGTTGGCGAGCGCATCGCCCAGCTGGTGCTGGTACCCGTGGTCCAGGCGCACTTCGAACTGGTCGACGAGTTCCACGAAAGCGAGCGTGGTGCCGGCGGTTTCGGTCACACCGGTAGCCACTGA
- the argB gene encoding acetylglutamate kinase, with product MTLSLDAASQVAQVLSEALPYIRRFVGKTLVVKYGGNAMESDELKASFARDVVLMKAVGINPVVVHGGGPQIGDLLKRLSIESHFIDGMRVTDAQTMDVVEMVLGGQVNKDIVNLINRHGGSAIGLTGKDAELIRAKKLTVSRQTPEMTQPEIIDIGHVGEVTSVNTDLLNMLVKGDFIPVIAPIGVGANGESYNINADLVAGKVAEALKAEKLMLLTNIAGLMDKQGKVLTGLSTEQVNELIADGTIYGGMLPKIRCALDAVQGGVNAAHIIDGRVPHAVLLEIFTDSGVGTLITNRKRP from the coding sequence ATGACCCTCAGCCTCGACGCTGCTTCCCAAGTCGCCCAGGTCCTGTCCGAAGCGCTGCCCTATATCCGCCGCTTCGTCGGCAAGACCCTGGTGGTCAAGTACGGCGGCAACGCCATGGAAAGCGACGAGCTGAAGGCCAGCTTCGCCCGCGACGTGGTGCTGATGAAAGCCGTCGGCATCAACCCGGTGGTGGTGCACGGCGGTGGCCCGCAGATCGGTGACCTGCTCAAGCGCCTGTCCATCGAGAGCCACTTCATCGACGGCATGCGCGTGACCGACGCGCAGACCATGGACGTGGTGGAGATGGTCCTGGGCGGCCAGGTGAACAAGGACATCGTCAACCTGATCAACCGCCATGGCGGCAGCGCCATCGGCCTGACCGGCAAGGACGCCGAGCTGATCCGCGCGAAGAAGCTCACCGTTTCCCGCCAGACCCCGGAGATGACCCAGCCGGAGATCATCGACATCGGCCACGTGGGCGAGGTCACCAGCGTCAACACCGACCTGCTGAACATGCTGGTCAAGGGCGACTTCATCCCGGTGATCGCGCCCATCGGCGTGGGCGCCAACGGCGAGTCCTACAACATCAACGCCGACCTGGTGGCCGGCAAGGTGGCCGAGGCGCTGAAGGCCGAGAAGCTGATGCTGCTGACCAACATCGCCGGCCTGATGGACAAGCAGGGCAAGGTGCTCACCGGCCTCTCCACCGAGCAGGTCAACGAGCTGATCGCAGACGGCACCATCTACGGCGGCATGCTGCCGAAGATCCGCTGCGCCCTTGATGCGGTGCAGGGCGGCGTGAACGCCGCGCACATCATCGACGGCCGCGTACCCCATGCGGTGCTCCTGGAGATCTTCACCGACAGCGGTGTCGGCACCCTGATCACCAACCGCAAGCGTCCCTGA
- a CDS encoding exodeoxyribonuclease III: MRIISVNVNGIQAAAERGLLSWLQAQNADVICLQDTRASAFDLDDPAFQLDGYFLYAGDAEVPAQGGVALYSRLQPKAVIWGLGFESCDRYGRYLQADFDKVSIATLLLPSGQGGDENLNHKFKFMDELAHYLNKQRRKRREYIYCGSLYVAHQKLDVKNWRDCQQIPGFLAPERAWMDEVFGNMGYVDALREVSREGDQFSWWPDNEQAEMLNLGYRFDYQVLTSGLRRFVRSARLPRQPRFSQHAPLIVDYDWLLSV, encoded by the coding sequence ATGCGGATCATCAGTGTGAACGTGAATGGTATTCAAGCCGCGGCCGAGCGAGGACTCCTCAGCTGGCTGCAGGCTCAGAATGCCGACGTGATCTGCCTGCAAGACACCCGTGCCTCCGCCTTCGACCTGGACGACCCTGCCTTCCAACTGGATGGTTATTTCCTCTATGCCGGCGATGCCGAAGTGCCTGCCCAAGGTGGCGTGGCACTCTATTCGCGGTTGCAACCCAAGGCGGTGATCTGGGGACTCGGCTTCGAGTCCTGCGATCGGTACGGACGCTACCTGCAGGCAGATTTCGACAAAGTGAGTATCGCTACCCTGCTGCTTCCATCCGGGCAAGGCGGTGATGAGAACCTGAACCACAAGTTCAAGTTCATGGACGAACTCGCCCATTATCTGAACAAACAGCGCCGCAAGCGCCGCGAATACATCTACTGCGGCTCGCTCTACGTCGCCCATCAGAAGCTGGATGTGAAGAACTGGCGCGATTGCCAGCAGATCCCCGGCTTCCTGGCGCCCGAGCGCGCCTGGATGGACGAGGTGTTCGGCAACATGGGCTATGTCGATGCCCTGCGCGAAGTCAGCCGCGAAGGCGACCAGTTCAGCTGGTGGCCGGACAACGAGCAGGCCGAGATGCTCAACCTCGGCTATCGCTTCGACTACCAGGTGCTCACGTCCGGCCTGCGCCGCTTCGTACGCAGCGCCCGCCTGCCGCGTCAGCCGCGCTTCTCCCAGCACGCGCCGCTGATCGTCGACTACGACTGGCTGCTCAGCGTGTGA